A window of Elusimicrobiota bacterium contains these coding sequences:
- a CDS encoding DUF3996 domain-containing protein, which translates to MRKVVVLLALLAVVFAGRVSAAGNGGGLGIGIILGEPTGIAVKVSKIHGAIAWSTAGNWLHVHGDYVLYQNTNLISEFPLYIGVGAKVGIGSGVGLGVRVPIGLEYKFSDAPLDIFFEVVPGLGILPGIGFGVDGGIGIRYYF; encoded by the coding sequence ATGAGAAAAGTAGTAGTATTGTTAGCATTACTCGCGGTAGTATTCGCGGGTAGAGTGTCAGCAGCAGGTAATGGGGGTGGGTTAGGAATAGGGATAATACTTGGCGAACCTACAGGTATTGCGGTGAAGGTTAGTAAGATTCATGGCGCAATCGCATGGTCAACCGCTGGTAACTGGTTACATGTTCACGGGGATTATGTTCTTTACCAGAACACAAACTTGATCTCCGAATTTCCGTTATACATCGGCGTTGGTGCGAAGGTTGGTATTGGCAGCGGAGTAGGCCTTGGCGTACGCGTTCCGATAGGCTTGGAATATAAATTTTCCGATGCACCGCTGGATATATTCTTTGAAGTCGTTCCGGGCCTCGGCATTCTTCCGGGAATCGGTTTTGGCGTAGACGGCGGTATTGGTATCCGTTATTATTTTTAG
- a CDS encoding sialate O-acetylesterase, with product MKTKMFPEGIKLSGLFSNNMVLQRGIETKVWGYADNSEKVTVEFNGQKVQSIAKDGKWMVLLKNLQPGGPYKMVIKGKNIIELSNILVGDVWVCSGQSNMEMILKSTINADYETANSTNAQLRLFTSPILDTTTPREVVNSTWTECDPRTVPCFSAAGYFFGRKLVETQNIPIGLINSSVGGTPVEAWTPKEELELNLELADSNKWIVDTEANIKKATEKEEEAIAKAKADSTAEPKRTNRVWKTRSGLYNGMIAPLLNYTIKGVIWYQGESNAPRATAYRKCFPAMINSWRKNWGIAELPFLFVQLSYYGNPNKPDAGQWPLLRETQVQTWQTVPKTGMVVSIDVGDVGIHPPNKKPVGERLALAAGAIAYGQTTEYSGPIYDSVKFENRKAYVKFAHTADGIRILPENEKPKWFCIAGEDKVFYNAEAEVIGKDTILVSAEEVTNPVAVRYAWAIAPVNNVFNSLSLPASPFRTDDWIDIAVPIPNLENMPKTE from the coding sequence GTGAAAACAAAAATGTTTCCCGAAGGTATAAAATTATCAGGCTTGTTCTCTAACAATATGGTCCTCCAGCGCGGTATAGAAACCAAGGTATGGGGTTATGCGGATAACAGCGAAAAGGTTACTGTAGAATTTAACGGGCAAAAAGTGCAATCTATCGCCAAAGACGGAAAGTGGATGGTACTCCTGAAAAACCTGCAACCCGGCGGGCCATATAAAATGGTTATCAAAGGGAAGAATATAATTGAACTCTCCAACATCCTCGTCGGTGATGTCTGGGTCTGCAGCGGGCAGTCAAACATGGAAATGATATTAAAATCGACTATCAACGCGGATTACGAAACCGCGAACTCTACCAACGCGCAATTGAGATTATTCACCTCACCAATACTGGATACTACTACTCCGAGGGAAGTTGTCAACTCAACGTGGACAGAGTGTGATCCAAGAACTGTCCCTTGTTTCTCCGCAGCCGGTTACTTCTTTGGCCGTAAACTCGTTGAAACTCAAAACATTCCCATAGGCCTTATAAACTCATCCGTTGGCGGTACGCCAGTTGAAGCGTGGACACCAAAGGAAGAGTTGGAATTAAACCTCGAACTCGCAGATTCAAACAAATGGATTGTAGATACTGAGGCCAATATCAAGAAAGCCACGGAGAAAGAAGAAGAGGCAATAGCAAAAGCTAAGGCTGATAGTACAGCGGAACCTAAACGCACAAACAGGGTGTGGAAAACACGGTCTGGATTGTACAACGGCATGATCGCGCCGTTACTGAACTACACGATTAAAGGCGTGATTTGGTACCAAGGCGAATCCAACGCACCCCGAGCAACAGCGTACAGAAAATGTTTTCCTGCGATGATTAATAGTTGGCGTAAAAACTGGGGTATTGCTGAATTACCGTTTTTATTCGTCCAGCTTTCCTACTACGGAAACCCCAATAAACCAGATGCCGGGCAATGGCCGTTGTTGCGGGAAACACAAGTACAAACCTGGCAGACAGTACCCAAAACCGGGATGGTGGTATCTATCGACGTTGGTGATGTCGGGATTCATCCGCCAAACAAAAAACCGGTAGGGGAACGGCTGGCTCTAGCAGCAGGCGCAATTGCGTATGGACAAACAACAGAGTATTCCGGCCCGATATACGATTCGGTAAAGTTTGAAAACAGGAAAGCGTATGTTAAATTTGCTCATACCGCTGATGGAATTAGGATTTTACCGGAAAACGAGAAACCAAAATGGTTCTGCATAGCCGGCGAAGATAAAGTTTTTTATAATGCTGAGGCAGAGGTCATTGGTAAAGATACTATTTTAGTAAGTGCGGAGGAAGTTACAAACCCAGTAGCTGTGCGGTACGCGTGGGCAATCGCACCGGTGAATAACGTGTTCAACAGTCTCTCCCTTCCCGCATCACCGTTTCGTACTGACGATTGGATAGATATCGCTGTCCCTATTCCTAACTTGGAAAACATGCCAAAAACAGAATAA
- a CDS encoding sialate O-acetylesterase, whose translation MKTNLFNAVLAATLTAVMLIPSVVVADVKLSGLFSDNMVLQRGKETKVWGLADTGEKVTVEFNKQKVQAVAKDGKWIALLKNLQPGGPYKMIIKGKNKIELSNILVGDVWVCSGQSNMAMTVKSCIDADKEIVNSTNARLRLYTVPRLDSTTAIEILNSTWTECNPKTISYFSAAGYFFGSKLVDTQNIPIGLINSSVGGTPVESWTPKEELESNPELVDSNKWVVDTEANIKKATEKEEEAIAKAKADGTAEPKRTNRVWRTQSGLYNGMIAPLLNYTIKGAIWYQGEANAPRAAAYGKCFPAMINSWRKNWNIPEFPFLFVQLSYFGKPNKPDKGQWPLLRETQVQTWQTVPNTGMAICIDVGDVGIHPPNKRPVGERLALLAEHLEKKNNSLIYSGPIYDSVKYENGKAYVKFKYIGDGIKTTKPGQSPAWFCIAGEDKVFYNAEAEIMDKDTVVVSAKDVPNPVAVRYAWAIAPVNNIVNSANLPASPFRTDNWEGIQVPIPLLWEGMPEVIEMKINKTVNANIVCDGKLDEPVWTTNKGVVTDFYALDGAILTMQTTGYVVVDSSNVYIGILCGGQGVKDLVAAKTDTDSSVFQDDAIEIFFDPTDQRSNYYHVVLNSKNVRFDQKCTSEGAGKDPAWNGEYVTATFAGNDYWSTEIVFPINKFPTVQSFALNLCRHVALGNINISWAKIKQTFHNPANFVRVSVK comes from the coding sequence GTGAAAACAAATTTGTTTAATGCAGTCCTTGCTGCAACCTTAACCGCAGTAATGTTAATCCCCTCGGTAGTAGTAGCAGATGTAAAATTATCGGGCTTGTTCTCGGATAACATGGTCCTACAACGCGGAAAAGAAACTAAAGTATGGGGTTTAGCGGATACCGGCGAGAAGGTTACTGTAGAATTTAATAAGCAAAAAGTTCAGGCTGTAGCAAAAGACGGGAAGTGGATAGCACTCCTGAAAAACCTGCAGCCCGGCGGGCCATACAAAATGATTATTAAAGGAAAGAATAAGATTGAACTATCCAACATCCTCGTTGGCGATGTTTGGGTTTGCAGCGGGCAGTCAAACATGGCGATGACGGTAAAGAGTTGTATAGATGCGGATAAAGAAATCGTAAACTCGACTAACGCGAGGCTGAGGCTGTATACCGTTCCCAGATTGGACAGCACTACCGCGATAGAAATTCTTAACTCTACATGGACAGAATGTAATCCAAAAACTATCTCATATTTTTCCGCAGCCGGTTATTTTTTTGGGAGTAAACTTGTTGATACTCAGAATATACCTATCGGCTTGATAAATTCTTCAGTCGGAGGTACACCGGTAGAATCATGGACTCCGAAGGAAGAGCTGGAATCAAACCCTGAACTCGTAGATTCAAACAAATGGGTTGTTGATACTGAAGCCAATATCAAAAAAGCAACGGAAAAAGAAGAAGAGGCAATCGCAAAAGCTAAGGCTGACGGTACAGCGGAACCTAAACGCACAAACAGGGTGTGGAGAACACAGTCTGGATTATATAACGGTATGATCGCGCCGTTACTTAACTACACAATCAAAGGCGCTATTTGGTACCAGGGTGAAGCTAACGCTCCGCGTGCTGCGGCATACGGTAAATGTTTTCCTGCGATGATTAATAGTTGGCGTAAAAATTGGAACATCCCGGAATTTCCGTTCTTATTCGTTCAACTTTCATATTTTGGTAAACCCAATAAGCCGGATAAGGGTCAATGGCCATTGTTAAGGGAAACACAAGTACAAACTTGGCAGACTGTACCAAATACAGGTATGGCTATATGTATTGACGTTGGTGATGTGGGAATTCATCCGCCGAACAAACGGCCGGTAGGGGAACGATTAGCGTTATTAGCGGAACATCTTGAAAAAAAGAATAATTCTCTTATCTATTCCGGCCCAATATATGATTCTGTTAAATACGAAAACGGGAAGGCGTATGTTAAGTTCAAATATATAGGCGATGGGATAAAGACAACTAAACCTGGCCAGAGTCCTGCATGGTTCTGTATTGCGGGCGAGGATAAAGTGTTCTATAACGCAGAAGCTGAGATCATGGATAAAGACACTGTGGTTGTCAGTGCAAAAGATGTACCTAACCCGGTTGCTGTGCGGTACGCATGGGCAATCGCGCCGGTGAATAATATCGTTAATTCCGCTAACCTTCCCGCATCACCGTTCCGAACCGATAATTGGGAGGGTATACAGGTACCAATCCCGTTGTTATGGGAAGGAATGCCGGAAGTTATAGAAATGAAGATAAACAAAACCGTTAACGCAAACATTGTATGCGATGGCAAACTTGACGAACCTGTCTGGACAACGAATAAAGGGGTGGTTACAGATTTTTATGCGCTTGACGGTGCAATACTTACCATGCAAACTACCGGATATGTTGTTGTTGACAGCAGTAACGTTTATATCGGTATACTCTGTGGCGGGCAGGGTGTAAAGGATTTGGTAGCAGCAAAAACTGATACGGATAGTTCTGTGTTCCAGGATGATGCGATTGAAATCTTTTTTGATCCTACCGACCAACGAAGTAATTATTATCACGTAGTGCTTAACAGTAAAAATGTAAGGTTTGACCAGAAGTGTACGTCTGAAGGTGCGGGTAAGGATCCTGCATGGAATGGTGAATACGTAACTGCCACTTTCGCAGGGAATGATTATTGGTCCACAGAAATTGTATTCCCTATAAACAAATTCCCGACAGTACAATCGTTTGCGTTAAACCTTTGCCGGCACGTTGCTTTAGGAAATATCAACATTTCCTGGGCAAAGATAAAGCAAACGTTTCATAATCCCGCAAATTTTGTGAGGGTATCAGTAAAATAG